The Motacilla alba alba isolate MOTALB_02 chromosome 3, Motacilla_alba_V1.0_pri, whole genome shotgun sequence DNA window tcttgtcagaaCAAACCTGTGATGGCGTTTGGACTGATAGCAATTAGCCTCTGTGTGGCCTACCTTGGTTATCTGCATGCAACAGCAGAGAATAAAAAGGACCTCTACGAAGCAACCGACAGTGAGGGGTCCAGATATATGAGGAGGAAAACTTCCAAGTGGGACTGAGAATGTAAGAAGGGAAATCAGTAAATCACTCACAGAACTTTTCCGGGCAactactgttttttttctctttcccttgaAATAATGGATAAATGTCGTGCTTGCTATTTAATCTAATTCAAGTTCCTTTATAAAATGCTGTGCCTGTACAAATAAACTGCAGTAAAGatacatctgaaaataaaagtgattttaaGAATTGCCCTCTGTGATCTCCACAGAGATCATTGTCAGAAGACATGAAATCACTTCAGACCTCCAATCAATGCTGGTAAATGCATTAGAAACTGACATGTTAGTTCAGCTTTCTCCTTGCTTTGATTGAATGAAGTcaggagtttgttttttttttaacagaatgaaTAATATATTGTCTTTGAGAAGAAAAGTAGATGTCTTGATCTGTTGATAGCAGCGGTGCAAGTAAACTAATTTTAAGGCAAGGAAGATCTGATAAAGCAATTGGTGAAGAGTTTTATTTCATAAAGGAAACTGTAAAATACTGGCCAAAATAATCCTTGGATACTTAATATACTCTTccttacaaataaaaaaaggtaaatcAGTAGCCAAATAGAGAAAAAGTGAAACAAGTGCTTCTGGTAAGAGAAAGGTAGGAAGAACTCAGCCATTATCTTTCCTGTTTGGCATCAAATGACAGATCAGTGAGCATGCTGGCTTCAGCCTGCCAGTTGATAGCTTTAGCTCCAGCTTAGCCAGAGTTTGTGTAATGTTCTTGACTAGTCAGCAAGACTGGTTTTATTTCAACTGCATTCAAAAACTTAATTTCTCTATATTGCAAAGTACATTTTATGATGTTAATTTATTGCAGGTTACTGAACTCAAAATAAGGAATGGAAAGTGTAAAATCCCAGATACTTCTGTGAGTGTGGCTGGAGGGTGGGTGGGCATTGTGGCGTTTCCCTAGCACAGATGATGGTCCCCTGTGAGCCTTTGAGCACCCTGTACAGGCAGGTGTCTTCCTCTTCCAGCACTGGGTCCTTCTCCCATGAGCTTCCCAGCTGCTTCTGGGTGCCTGATATTTCCTAGACAGTGTGCCATTAACCAAACTCCAGAACATCTAGTGGGAGGACACATACCAGGCTGTGACCTGTTTCTCCCATGTACCCTTACTGATGTTATGTTGCAGTTTTCCATTCGGTTTCTTGTATTTACAGACCCAAGAAGGGCTCCCAGTGAGCTGAGAGACCTCTTTGTCCATCCTCTTCTGACCAAGGTGGCTTCTGTCACGCCAGAGAAGGAACATGTAGGAACTCCTTCTTTACTATTCTGGGAGTTGCTTTGGGTTTTATTGAAAGATTTTGGTACTGAAGATAAAAAACGTTTCTGGCTGCCTTGAGGGACAGCAGTTGCACCATGGGATTTCTCTGTATCTCCCTCTAAGTCCTTCACTTTGAATCTGTGAGTTTACTCCTGTTCTTGTTTTATAGTTAACTGTATCTTAAATTCAGCGAGGCTTTGGTTAAACTGCCTCCTTCCTGGGAAGGGAAGTGAGCTCTACCtataataaagctttttttttttttaaagaaagggcGGTTTTGCAGCCTTTAAAAGCAGATTCCCCTCTGTGAGCCTGCTGCCCTACAGCAGCAAGGTTCCTGGGCAAATCTAAGTTTGCAGGTGAGGAAACTACTTGCCTTTTGATTGGTGAAAGAATTTCTGGGTGAAATGATCAAATATTCAGAACTCTCACATGCTGTGCATATCCTgcagaatatattttgtttgATGTTTGTGAAGGATCTTGAGAATaaatctgttctttttaaaatggtCACACAGGATTTTAGCTCTTTTCAGTTCATTAAAATGCACAGGTCTTGTAGGTTTGCATAAATTTAACGAAATTATTCCCAAATCAGTGCTACAAGTAAGTATTTTTACCTGCTTTTCTATAGGCTTTTAGAATACATGCTTTGATCCTCTGCAGATGTCTGCAGATGAATTGAAAGCCCATTCTCTTATTTTcacatatttgaaaataatgcaaGATTTGTGTTCTCAAGATTCTCAGTTATGTTTTGTGAAGTGAATATGGATCTGGCAGTtactggggaaaagaaagcgGGACTGGAGGCATAAAAGATAACTGACCTGGACAGGGTCTAGGCATGTACATGCCCGTCACACTTGTTACAAAAGCTGTCTGAGATAGGACCTCTTGAATGTTGGCTGGACTCAAGTCCTGTTGACCAGGTTACTTCAGAACTGCAAGGTTGAAGGAAGAATGGCTATTTAAATTTGTCCTATTGTTTCTTTGCCAGCTGCTGTATAGATAACTCTTAGTGATACacaatttatatataaaaaagagaTAAAGCAGTGCAAATACAGAGAGGTATGTGGTAGGTTAATGAATGTTAGAGTATCAACACAGGCATTTGCTGTTTTaagtttctgatttttatcATAAGAACAATGTGTGTATAGggattaaaggggaaaaaaaaccaaccacccaaacaaaacagctttGATACCAAAATTTGTTTGCTCAGCTCTGAAAGCCTGGCACCCCTTATGCATCTGGAGGACAAACACACAGCACCAGTAtagtttcttttgttctgtgtttttcaaTTTCAATCTTCAGTATAGTGATAATTATCTATAAGGGGTGATAACTGACTTGACAAAAACTGTGagtcaaaattatttcctgggCAGAGGCTCTTTGAGATTTTTGCCAGTTCTTTCCTGTCTGTGCTGACTTTCACGTCTTTTACcaagaacagcaacaaaatgCTATGATTAAAATATCCAAAACTGTAGCTGTTGTACTTTTCCTGAGATCTCCTTAGACTGTGTGATGTGAATGGGACTTGTTGGCattcaacaacaaaaagcaattaaataattaaagggCCAAAGCCTACTGTGATGCTGTTTAACTATTTCCAGGGAAAGCTAGTTCTTTGTGGGTGAAACCAGCTCTTCCCCAGTAACAGTTGCTACACAGGAAGCTGcattcaggctggaaagggTCACTTCGTGAAACCCTCCCTTATCTGTCTCCTGGATGTTACTGAATTGTCAGCATGTTTGAATCCTAAttggaaagcaaatatttcagctaACTTGGTAAATAATTGccaatgatttttctttttttaccagCTTGCGTATTTTCTGTAGCAATGGTAAGAGTTTTGCCTGTAAATGAGATATGTCAGGAATAGAGTTCTGACACTCTAGTAACTATTACAGAGTGATACTGGAACACCACAATGATTAGAAGTTCTGATCTGAATTCCTTTGTTGTGCTGTGTGTTCAAAAAGGGTACCACCACCACCCACCAGGGCTGCTTTTGATCAGTATCAGGAGTATAGGCCTTCCAGTACACAGTGTTAAACGCATCGTAAGATACTGGGAAAGTTCATTTctgaaattcctttcttttattgCAATCTTAGATTTAGGAAGGCCCCAAGTCCTCTTGATTCTATGTGCTCTGGCCAGTCATGAGTGCATTTACATCTTAGTAAGAAAGAACTGCTGCATATTAGTAATTCCAGTATATTCAGTGAGGGAACAAGGTCAGCTGTTCTGCAGTGCATGAAGTATTCTGAGTTGGGCATAATGAAGTGTGAAAGgcaaaggagctgcaggaccaTTAGCAAATGTTTTTTGAAGCTCAGGTACTTAGGAAAGAACTATGTTTGATTTAACATCTGCACAGATCATCCCATCATTCTTCaacaggacacagctgggatgtTTAATCCTGAATCTCACCTTCTTACACCTGATTCTGGCTCCTGACCTTAGACTGACGCTCTGTACAGTCTCTTGAGGTTTGATTTTTTCATGGCGTACCACAATGATAACCTCAGTGATGAAGGGCTCATGGTAGCATTCATATGTTTGAGGATCTAGGAAGAATCTGAAGTATATGCTGTGCCTGATTGTCTTAGAAGTTTCTGATCAGCAGTGTAAGGTTTTGTAGAAATCATGTTGTGCAtggttttttaatgtgtgttgTGAAGAGGAATGTTTGGTTTCTGATTTAAACAATATCAAGAGTTTATCAGTGTCCTGAGAGCCCTAGCAGCAGGGTGAGTGCCCTGCATGCCTGGGGGCATGGGGCTTCAGCCTTGCATTGACATGCACAGTGTGAAACACATCCAGAAGGCCAGAGgccttctctttttcagtttttttctcttcactgctTGATAAAATGGACAGGCGAAGAGCTGTGTCATCAAGGCACAACATTCTTTCATTACTGTGGAAATAGCCAGCATGACAGAACTGAGTGCTTGACAACCAAGACTGTAATTCTGAagaataacaaataaaaaagtttagtttggatttttttttttaatgcttgccATAACCAGGACCTTTATTCACCTGAGATTTGAACTCTAGTGCCAGAAGAAGTACTTAGCCTGAAAAATGACTGGCTTTGTGCTTGATGAGATGTGAGCTTGAGCTGGCTGGATTTTTAATTCAGAAcattttactactttttttttattgcatgaAGTTTATGGACTTCATTGTAAGTTCATTGTCAGACCTTGTTTCATGACTAGGTACATTTccgaagggaaaaaaagtacagGCTTAACTTTAAATCTGTCCTGAAGGTTTGTGTCCATCAAAGTTAGGAAAGCGTTTAACAAATTGGCTGAATCTGGGCCCTAAGTGAGGTGGAGGAGAAGAACTGCCAACATACATATATTCCTAAATGAAGCATGCCAGCTGTAGGTTTATGTTTCTCTATAGGCTTGACTCATGCTTTATATGGCTTTTTGGATATCTGAGGAAAGACTGAAATACCCAAAGAGATCCTTCTGGATCTGAGCCTTCCTGCTTTCTGCACCACTTCATGGGGCTTTTTACTGCCGGAGCACCCGAGCGCTCCTCAGCCAGGCGTTACTCAGCACGTCTGACACCTGTCATCTGCAGTCTGCAGCCTCCCACCAGATGACAAACAGCTCACAGAGAATTGCTGGAGTGGTTTgctttggaattttattttatacaagTTTCTAAATAGCTATCTGTTTATACTGCAGGCAGTCAGAGCAATGCACTTGGCATCtcaagaggaaaagcagggaggtTTACAGTGATCTTAAGTTTTCAGCAGAGTTCATTCCATTTCATGGAGCTGTTTTCCAAAGGAGCTCTGTCTCTTGCTGTCATAGTATCTGCTGACAGTAGCTGGCAGAATCTTAGTTCCTTGTGTTTAACCATTCAGTTACTTGGGATAAGACTGTTCCATATTTTCATAGACCTGAGTGCTCAGGATTTGAACAGGTACCATTTGCCCTGATAATATTGGCTCCAGAGACTAAGGGCTGGGGAGAATTCCCAGGTGGAGAATTCTACAGCTGAAACTATAAAATAAAGAGACAGATATAACTGAAGTAATTGCAAGATGTTTTGTatttgttggggtttgtttcttGCAGTTTATCTCAAGTGGTTTGTTAACCTTAGTGAGCTAAGTGCTAACTAACAGTGAGCTTGGACAGCTGGTAGTGGAAAATTTATTCATCATCTCTCTAAGCAAACACGTCAGTGCATGAGTGATTGAAGTGGGGTTTTAAGTGTAGGATAATTCAAAGTCCATCACTCTACCAAACTAATAAGTGGAGACAAGTGAAGTCACTGCATTCTCATGGAAGTTTAATTCATATAAAATACTTTGAACAGATATTTGGCACACTCTGGCACTATTTCTGACTGACATGTCTGTAAAGCCTTACCTCTTTGAATTATGGCAGCTCTGTGGATAACTGACGTTCAATGTTCATTTCCTTCTTACATCCATgctgaaaaaatccaaacttcATGTTCACAGTTGTCTAATTGATTGCATAAACTGCACAGAACACACTGTTTGCCTgcgtgtgtctgtgtgtgttagGCAACATGAGGGGCAATTCTGCAAGCTGCATGTTAGAAAACCAAGATAATGTTGAAGTATTTAAACTCTCCTTGAACAAACAGTTCAACAGGTTCTCTTACACTGATAGATAAGTAGATTTGTTAGCTCTTCTCTACTATGGAGGACATAATATATAATCATCATTCTGCAATGCCTTACTGATCACATGGAAGGGAGAAGTCACCCTGTCTTAAAGGGTTAgcccacttttttttctggaatacaGTGGCAGGGACTGATACAAACCATGGCTGGTTACAGGAATAGGTGTTGTCTGTGGTGGACCTTAGTCCTGGGCACCTTATTCATCCAGACAAGACCAAGGGCCCTGGTGAGTGCACATCCCAGGCCCTTCTGGATCTACAGCCTTTGGAGGCATATTTGGAGACACACAGCAGGAGCTTCAGATCTGGCCAGCTGTGTCTGTACATATCCATGCTGCTGGCCCACTCTGGGATGGACTTACTCAGCAGTGTATGCACAGCACATATAGCTCATAACAGTCTGTCACACCCTGGCATTGCTTCTCATTGCCTcttgggaagggaaaaacattttgttttactgctttCAAGTGTTAAGTTGAAGGTGTGTTTATTCCACTTAGAAACAGCATGTCCTCTTAAGTCTATGTGCTTGGTTTTGAAGAGATGAAAGAAGCCACAACTTGGCCTAAATGAGTAGCTTGGTAATGTAGATAAATAGACAAGATAGCAAGCAGTAGGATTGCTATGGCATCAGGAGAGCTATTCGCCATGCACACTATTTGGTatttcaaggaaatattttagcaaGTAAAGTAACTAAGTGcgatttaagatttttttttcccttgtagtTGTACTCACTGCACAATTTTAATTATGATTGACTggcatgttttaaaaaaaggccATTTTGTATTCTTTAGATTTCTGCATGCCAGGTACCGTGAGTACATGAGCAGCTGGTAGCTAAAAAAATTGTGGGCTCAGACATACAAGCAAGCCTTCTGTTGCATGAAGCAGAGGCAGCATATGTTTGTTGGCTTGATTTTGTTCCTGTTTCAGAAGTATTGCAGCATAAGAAGTAACACTACCCATGTTACTTGCAACTCTGATTCCAAGGGAGTCATTCTTTATGACTGTTATGTCTGAATGATGCAAATAAAGAATCTTTCAGATAACATCTGGACGCTCGAGTGCCAGTGATGGCACATATTGACAGCAGAGTGCATGAGACAAAGCCTAGAATGGGGAGCTGTAGTGCTGCAGTGAATAATACAGAAAGCAGGATTTCTCTATTAGTCATTCAGGAGATGTCTAATAATTGCCAGAAAATACCACAGTCTTAGGAACAGTCAGACTTTCTCTCTAAGGCAATGTTATGGAAGACTGAAAAGTGGGTTGTCTAATTACTGTAGCTGAGCAGCTGAACTAGTAGAGAGCTGTGGAGAATGGCTGAGAAGCAGCTAATTAATAAAATAGAGACATCTTGCTCGTTAATCCCTCAAAGGTCTGCAGAAGAGCTCTGTGACATCTTAAAAGGAAGATATGCAGATTGTGAAACCTTTGAATGCCTCATGGAGAAATGAAGTGTGAAAGGAACTAATGAGGCTGGTAGCATTTGGAGTGTGAGTGCACACTGTCTGTGCGTGTGAGGCAATTAAGGAGCCGCAGCGCCTGATGGGCACCAGAGCACAGAATGAATGCACCGTGTCTGTGCATGGGTGGAGTGGTACCCACACTGAGAGAAACCCAGCCATTGGGACTGGAGTTACTGGTGTGATTTCCTTTTCTGGGCTTAATTAACAGAAGTGCAGTGTTACATTTGCTGCTACTTAAAATacagacagaggaaaacaaagtgaATGACTGATCGCAGAATGCAGCAAGTGTCTGGTGGGAGATGCAGATGCTGGAACAGCTGGCATTAATATTGGCTAGTAGGTACAGTACATGGTGTCTTGGGGATATCTAGGCAGGATTCTGCCTGGGCATGTGTCAGCAGTGACCAGAAAGACAAATCCTAGAAGGAAGACTGAGCTAATAACAATGATGGCAACATCCTCAGGAGTGAGAAAACCTGTGCTCCCTTCACTGCAGTTTACTGGGACTAGCAATAAACTAGCTGTCTTTGGGTCTGTGAGCAAACCAAGAGTAAGGTAAACAGCTAGACTAACAACAGCTAGTAATCTAACTTCAAGCCTCATTCTTATTGCTGGGTCTTGCCTTTCTTTTGTATACTTGGACTTTTACTGTGCAGCTGCAGTCTGCTGTTGCCTTTCCTAAAACTTCAGTGATTAGAGAAAAATCCTACTCATCAAGGTGTCTGAGCatcatatttttccattatttttctcataaaatgacattcttcctttctcaagtcAGCTTTCCAAAAGGCACAGTCACTTCCaatgtgtttattaaaaaaCTTAATCCACAGCATAAATGGAGTATTGCTGGCTATTCCActtcattctgttttccttcatggCTTCCTGGCAACTTAAACTGCTGATGTCAGATTAGTTGTGGGGCTCTGGTTGCTGTATCTGCTAGCCACAATAGCTGCTGTCCCTTCCCTGTGTTGCCTATGGTATCCCACAATGAttcctggggtttgggggttttggaaTTTTTTACTTGATGTGCCACACATTAGAGGGTtagattttggaaaaaagagtaatttaacTTTGAGTCTAGCCAAGTACTGCAAGTA harbors:
- the SMIM8 gene encoding small integral membrane protein 8 encodes the protein MSSTKPSNENETPKERKPGLRSVQTTMLFRAVNPELFIKPNKPVMAFGLIAISLCVAYLGYLHATAENKKDLYEATDSEGSRYMRRKTSKWD